One genomic segment of Panicum virgatum strain AP13 chromosome 2N, P.virgatum_v5, whole genome shotgun sequence includes these proteins:
- the LOC120658352 gene encoding protein PIN-LIKES 7-like, which translates to MGFFSLFLVASMPIIQVLLIGLVGAYLASGFSNVLTTSARRDMNKVVFTVFTPSLMFASLAKTVKLEDVISWWFMPVNIAIAFMVGGVLGWIACNILKPPQHFRGLIMAFCSAGNLGNLLLITVPAVCDEDGNPFGKDRSICRSRGISYSSLSMALGGLFIWTHTYSLMQKSGKLYHKMQSRSIQCPADSDEEHSVQDAEHSKGKGDGPSAYSDEEASLPTSVKPDERTDENPMEAPLLSCESELADKGFWTNLKDTVHQFVEELMAPPTISALTGFVVGLVPWLKSLIIGEGAPFKVLQDSLQLMGDGTIPCITLILGGNLTQGLRKSGLKRTVIITIVCIRFVILPLIGIAVVHAAYGVGFLSHDPLYRYVLMVQFALPPAMNIGTMAQLFDVAQEECSVIFLWTYLVAAIALTTWSTIFMSILS; encoded by the exons ATGGGTTTCTTCTCATTGTTTCTGGTGGCTTCTATGCCAATCATCCAGGTCCTGCTCATTGGTCTCGTTGGAGCGTACCTGGCCTCCGGCTTCAGCAATGTCCTGACCACAAGTGCTCGAAGGGATATGAACAAG GTCGTTTTTACCGTATTCACCCCATCTCTGATGTTCGCTAGCCTTGCAAAGACGGTCAAGCTCGAGGATGTCATTTCTTG GTGGTTTATGCCAGTTAATATAGCAATCGCGTTCATGGTCGGTGGCGTTCTGGGTTGGATAGCATGCAACATTTTGAAGCCACCACAGCACTTCAGGGGCCTGATCATGGCCTTCTGCTCAGCAG GAAATCTCGGAAACCTGCTCTTGATCACTGTCCCGGCCGTTTGCGATGAAGATGGGAACCCATTTGGGAAGGATCGGAGCATTTGCCGCTCGCGCGGGATCTCCTACTCATCGTTGTCCATGGCT TTGGGTGGCCTTTTCATATGGACACACACATACAGCCTGATGCAGAAGTCAGGCAAACTGTATCACAAGATGCAGTCCAGAAGCATCCAGTGCCCAGCCGACAGCGACGAGGAGCATTCTGTCCAAGACGCGGAGCATTCCAAAGGCAAAGGAGATGGTCCATCTGCCTACAGTGACGAGGAGGCATCTCTTCCGACGTCAGTTAAGCCTGATGAGCGGACAGATGAGAATCCAATG GAGGCCCCGCTCTTGTCCTGCGAAAGTGAGCTCGCCGACAAGGGATTCTGGACAAATCTGAAGGATACTGTCCACCAATTTGTCGAGGAGCTGATGGCACCACCAACGATATCCGCA TTAACTGGGTTTGTTGTTGGCCTGGTCCCATGGTTGAAATCGCTAATCATCGGCGAGGGAGCTCCGTTCAAAGTCTTACAGGATTCCCTCCAACTGATGGG CGATGGCACGATTCCTTGCATCACCCTCATCCTAGGTGGAAACCTGACGCAAG GGCTTCGGAAGTCGGGGCTCAAGCGCACGGTGATCATCACGATCGTCTGCATACGCTTCGTGATCCTGCCGCTGATCGGCATCGCCGTGGTCCATGCCGCGTACGGAGTCGGGTTCCTGTCGCACGACCCGCTCTACCGCTACGTGCTCATGGTGCAGTTCGCCCTGCCTCCGGCGATGAACATTG GAACCATGGCCCAGCTGTTTGATGTTGCACAAGAGGAATGCTCCGTGATCTTTCTCTGGACGTACCTCGTTGCGGCGATTGCGCTGACGACATGGTCGACGATCTTCATGTCCATTCTGTCTTGA
- the LOC120658346 gene encoding uncharacterized protein LOC120658346 has product MLNPLQKEMKISGWQAVSLFVSVQKFPDPHILDSLINGHVDAVNTSNEGDGPLMTTTTKGSTPQVMLQSGTEKDLCLPEVQEIIKESEIPNLDEHNADQEVGQKYFVEDNVSMLASKKINLKNLHNPCEELRKKRKERRTSDRQMTKLLKTEDDNHLKKRPFEGLYGEDLQNKILEGGKVLLACAYKVLAQEPRPLICLPAPQDDASDEEGDA; this is encoded by the exons ATGCTGAACCCTCtacaaaaagaaatgaaaatcaGTGGATGGCAAGCTGTCAGTTTGTTTGTCTCTGTTCAGAAATTTCCAGATCCTCATATTCTAGACTCTCTCATTAATGGTCATGTGGATGCTGTTAATACTTCCAATGAAGGTGATGGTCCTCTCATGACAACTACCACTAAAGGGTCAACTCCCCAAGTAATGCTGCAGTCTGGAACTGAAAAGGATCTCTGCTTACCAGAAGTTCAGGAAATTATCAAAGAATCTGAAATCCCAAATCTAGATGAACATAATGCTGACCAGGAAGTTGGGCAAAAGTATTTTGTGGAAGATAATGTCAGTATGCTTGCTTCTAAGAAAATCAACCTAAAGAACCTGCACAATCCTTGTGAGGAACTcaggaagaaaagaaaggaaagaagaacAAGTGACAGACAAATGACTAAACTCTTGAAGACAGAAGATGACAACCATCTGAAGAAGAGGCCATTTGAAG GTTTGTATGGTGAGGATCTGCAGAACAAGATCTTGGAAGGAGGCAAGGTGCTGCTCGCGTGTGCTTACAAGGTTCTGGCTCAGGAACCCCGTCCGCTGATCTGCTTACCGGCACCCCAAGACGACGCTTCTGATGAAGAGGGCGATGCATGA
- the LOC120658297 gene encoding F-box/kelch-repeat protein At5g42360-like: protein MPRALQRSGSNSLASLLRADPADDVVVADPRKRGERDGRRRGGTGRRTRRRSCLRLPLGAAGGCRVCDCDEMDSAAPAAAPRRRPAGNDGEGEEEEEDGALQCFSWKKGAAAASAEPHRTSGAGADAVVVVKEAAAASLAVLPDDVMEMVLGRLPLASLLAARCVCRRWRDLTVAPQFLRMRREEQGDADPRRAPWLFLLGVDGDVGWGAAPAPAVHALDVAAHRWRRIGASGLKGRFLFSVAGVGDDLYVVGGRSGGSDAGGKVKTHKGVLVFSPLTGSWRKAAPMRTARSRPVLGVFEMSATCSILHARAEKHVRRGRSRLGGASAVYEDPHRLSLRRLRLKDMLNEDADSTELDWSHDKSAGPEGEEGQPRLAIVAVGGRGHWDEPLVSGEIYDPLIDKWVEIAGFPTDVGLACSGAVCGRVFYVYCESDTLVGYHLDKGSWVVVQTSRPPPRLRDYAPTLACCASRLFMLCVSWCDRHGPADRREKVVRKLFELDLASLQWAEAAVHPDAPMDPNAAFAAGRDRIYAVEMFRIFGKVLDFVTACRVSDTEQKWSRIGRENAATEADAMSGRLKSMAVLHL from the coding sequence ATGCCGAGGGCTCtccagagatccggcagcaacAGCCTGGCCTCCCTGCTCCGCGCCGACCCTGCGGATGATGTGGTCGTCGCCGACCCCCGGAAGCGTGGCGAGcgcgatggccgccgccgcgggggcaccgggaggaggacgaggaggaggagctgcctcAGGCTGCCcctcggcgcggccggcgggtgCCGCGTCTGCGACTGCGACGAGATGGactccgccgcgcccgcggcggccccgcgccggcgccccgcGGGAAACGACGGcgaaggcgaggaggaggaggaggacggcgcgcTGCAGTGCTTCTCGTGGAAGAAAGGCGCTGCGGCCGCCAGTGCCGAGCCGCACCGGACGTCGGGAGCTGGCGCcgatgcggtggtggtggtgaaggaggcggcggcggcgtccctggCGGTGCTCCCGGACGACGTGATGGAGATGGTGCTGGGCCGCCTGCCGCTGGCCTCGCTCCTGGCCGCGCGGTGCGTGTGCAGGCGCTGGAGGGACCTCACTGTCGCCCCGCAGTTCCTGCGGATGCGCCGCGAGGAGCAGGGGGACGCGGACCCGCGCCGGGCGCCGTGGCTGTTCCTGCTCGGGGTCGACGGCGACGTCGGGTGGGGCGCCGCGCCTGCCCCGGCCGTGCACGCGCTCGACGTGGCCGCGCACCGGTGGCGCCGCATCGGGGCGAGCGGGCTCAAGGGGAGGTTCCTGTTctccgtcgccggcgtcggggACGACCTCTACGTCGTCGGCGGCCGGTCCGGTGGCTCGGACGCCGGAGGCAAGGTCAAGACCCACAAGGGGGTCCTGGTGTTCAGCCCTCTCACCGGCTCGTGGCGGAAGGCGGCGCCCATGCGGACCGCGCGGTCGCGGCCGGTGCTGGGAGTGTTTGAGATGTCCGCCACCTGCAGCATTCTCCACGCTCGCGCCGAGAAGCATGTCCGGCGGGGCAGGTCCCGGTTGGGAGGCGCCTCCGCCGTGTACGAGGACCCGCACAGGCTTTCCCTCCGGCGCCTCCGGCTCAAGGACATGCTGAACGAGGACGCCGACTCCACGGAGCTCGATTGGTCTCATGACAAATCCGCCGGACCGGAGGGCGAGGAAGGCCAGCCGAGGCTCGCCATTGTCGCCGTCGGCGGGCGCGGGCACTGGGACGAGCCGCTGGTGTCCGGGGAGATATACGATCCCCTGATCGACAAGTGGGTCGAAATCGCCGGGTTCCCCACCGACGTCGGGCTGGCGTGCTCCGGCGCCGTCTGCGGCCGGGTGTTCTACGTCTACTGCGAGTCCGACACGCTCGTCGGCTACCATCTGGACAAGGGCTCCTGGGTCGTCGTCCAGAcgtcccgcccgccgccgcggctccgcGACTACGCCCCGACGCTGGCGTGCTGCGCGTCGCGGCTGTTCATGCTCTGCGTGTCGTGGTGCGACCGCCACGGGCCGGCGGACCGGCGGGAGAAGGTGGTGCGGAAGCTGTTCGAGCTCGACCTCGCCTCGCTGCAGTGGGCTGAGGCGGCGGTGCACCCGGACGCGCCCATGGACCCCAACGCGGcgttcgccgccggccgggacAGGATCTACGCCGTGGAGATGTTCAGGATCTTCGGCAAGGTCCTGGATTTCGTGACGGCCTGCCGGGTTTCGGACACCGAGCAGAAGTGGAGCCGGATCGGCCGGGAAAACGCGGCGACGGAGGCCGACGCCATGTCCGGCAGGCTGAAATCCATGGCCGTGCTGCACCTGTAA